The Medicago truncatula cultivar Jemalong A17 chromosome 4, MtrunA17r5.0-ANR, whole genome shotgun sequence genome includes a region encoding these proteins:
- the LOC11412098 gene encoding isovaleryl-CoA dehydrogenase, mitochondrial has translation MIRTRINTARTIFSTVFRTNSSHSHYASAAAFSTTSFLFDDTQIQFKESVAQFATENIAPHASNIDHTNYFPKEVNLWKSMGEFNLHGITAPEEYGGLGLGYLYHCIAMEEISRASGSVGLSYGAHSNLCINQLVRNGSHEQKQKYLPKLISGDHVGALAMSEPNSGSDVVSMKCKADRVDGGYVLNGNKMWCTNGPTAQTLVVYAKTDATAGSKGITAFIIEKGMPGFSTAQKLDKLGMRGSDTCELVFENCFVPEENVLGKEGKGVYVMMSGLDLERLVLAAGPLGIMQSCLDVVLPYVRQREQFGRPIGEFQFIQGKVADMYTSLQSSRSYVYSVARDCDNGKVDPKDCAGVILCAAERATQVALQAIQCLGGNGYVNEYPTGRLLRDAKLYEIGAGTSEIRRMIIGRDLFKEQ, from the exons ATGATTAGAACAAGAATCAACACAGCACGCACCATTTTCTCAACTGTTTTTAGAACCAATTCTTCTCATTCTCACTATGCTTCTGCTGCTGCTTTTTCCACCACCTCCTTCCTCTTCGATGACACTCAGATACAG TTTAAAGAGAGTGTTGCTCAATTTGCAACTGAAAATATTGCCCCTCATGCTTCCAACATTGATCACACAAATTATTTCCCAAAG GAGGTTAACTTGTGGAAAAGTATGGGAGAATTTAATCTCCATGGGATTACTGCAccag AGGAGTATGGAGGGCTTGGTCTAGGTTACTTGTATCATTGTATAGCAATGGAAGAGATTAGCCGTGCTTCAGGATCTGTTGGTCTTTCTTATGGTGCTCATTCTAACCTATGTATCAATCAACTG gtGAGGAATGGAAGCCATGAACAGAAACAGAAATACTTGCCAAAG CTCATCTCTGGGGATCATGTGGGAGCTTTGGCAATGAGTGAACCAAATT CTGGATCTGATGTTGTCAGCATGAAATGTAAGGCTGATCGTGTAGACGGGGGATATGTACTTAACGGGAACAAGATGTGGTGTACTAATGGGCCAACTGCTCAAACATTA GTTGTCTATGCAAAAACAGACGCAACAGCAGGGTCAAAAGGAATCACTGCATTTATCATCGAGAAGGGAATGCCTGG ATTCAGTACTGCCCAGAAATTGGATAAACTAGGGATGCGAGGAAGTGATAC ATGTGAGCTAGTCTTTGAGAATTGCTTTGTTCCAGAGGAAAATGTTCTTGGGAAAGAAGGGAAAG GAGTCTATGTCATGATGTCTGGGCTGGATTTGGAAAGGCTTGTTTTAGCAGCCGGTCCCCTTGGTATTATGCAGTCATGTCTTGATGTTGTCCTTCCTTATGTTCGACAAAGAGAGCAGTTTGGTCGTCCTATTGGGGAGTTTCAGTTTATACAG GGGAAAGTTGCTGACATGTATACATCTTTACAGTCTTCAAG GTCTTATGTGTATTCTGTAGCTCGGGACTGTGACAACGGAAAAGTTGACCCAAAG GATTGTGCTGGAGTTATACTTTGTGCAGCTGAAAGAGCAACACAAGTTGCTTTGCAGGCGATACAATGTTTAGGTGGAAACGGCTATGTCAACGAGTATCCAACCGGTCGTCTCCTTAGAGATGCGAAACTCTACGAGATCGGGGCCGGAACAAGTGAGATCAGAAGAATGATTATTGGACGCGATCTCTTCAAGGAGCAATGA